In bacterium, a single genomic region encodes these proteins:
- a CDS encoding DUF2993 domain-containing protein: protein MAPLRRPGLLWRWSVGVLAAAVGANLAAPAVAAGALRESLRTQLGTHQVDVALDTWPPSGPLWGSVDHMTVLARDVQTGDLHLDQFSATFRRLRVDPHALYADRALVIRSIGYGHAQGTMSQEALARAFARQPGVRIDTLELRSGRVFVRGSVRVLGTDVAVEGSGRLALSGHDSLDLILDRATLTGVASLAFGGQLTTRVPSVLRIPALPLGLRLTDVQVGEGRLLLEAATGP from the coding sequence GTGGCCCCGCTCCGCCGGCCAGGGCTCCTGTGGCGGTGGTCGGTGGGCGTCCTCGCGGCGGCCGTCGGCGCGAACCTCGCGGCCCCTGCCGTCGCCGCCGGCGCGCTCAGGGAATCCCTTCGGACGCAGCTCGGGACCCACCAGGTCGACGTCGCGCTCGATACGTGGCCGCCGTCCGGGCCGTTGTGGGGGAGCGTGGATCACATGACCGTGCTCGCCCGTGATGTGCAGACGGGGGACCTCCACCTGGACCAGTTCAGCGCGACGTTTCGCCGGCTGCGCGTGGACCCCCACGCGCTGTACGCCGATCGCGCCCTCGTGATCCGCTCGATCGGATACGGGCACGCGCAGGGGACGATGTCACAGGAGGCCCTCGCCCGCGCCTTCGCGCGACAGCCGGGAGTCCGCATCGACACCCTGGAGCTCCGATCAGGCCGGGTGTTTGTGCGGGGCTCGGTGCGTGTCCTGGGGACCGATGTCGCCGTCGAGGGCAGCGGACGTCTTGCGCTGAGCGGGCACGACTCGCTCGACCTCATCCTGGATCGGGCCACGCTGACCGGAGTCGCCTCCCTGGCATTTGGGGGGCAGCTGACGACGCGTGTCCCATCGGTGCTGCGCATCCCGGCGCTGCCATTGGGGCTTCGGCTTACGGACGTTCAGGTAGGGGAGGGGCGGCTGCTGCTCGAGGCCGCAACAGGTCCGTGA
- a CDS encoding WecB/TagA/CpsF family glycosyltransferase, protein MNRVDVLGVPFDPVDLEGAVQAAAAMVDEPGPHLIVTANVELVMRARHAPDLQEILRRAALVVADGVGVVWGARRLGRSLPGRVAGIDLAGRLCGAAAQRGWRVCLIGGAPGVAAEAAANLRRWYPGIHVAAALHGYFGPEEETAVTTAIREAAPTLLLVGLGSPRQERWLDRHLAALAVPLGIGVGGVLDVWAGRVRRAPRVMQNLGLEWCYRLIRQPSRARRQLAIPQFIAAVCLHRWQARRR, encoded by the coding sequence ATGAATCGCGTCGACGTGCTCGGGGTTCCGTTCGATCCGGTCGATCTGGAGGGGGCGGTCCAGGCCGCCGCCGCGATGGTGGACGAACCGGGGCCGCACCTCATCGTGACGGCCAACGTCGAGCTCGTCATGCGTGCCCGCCACGCCCCCGATCTCCAGGAGATTCTCCGCCGGGCGGCGCTCGTCGTCGCCGATGGGGTAGGCGTGGTGTGGGGCGCGCGCCGGCTCGGCCGATCGCTGCCCGGGCGGGTGGCGGGGATCGATTTGGCGGGACGGCTCTGCGGGGCGGCCGCCCAGCGTGGGTGGCGGGTGTGCCTGATCGGCGGCGCCCCGGGCGTCGCAGCGGAGGCCGCCGCCAACCTCCGCCGCTGGTATCCGGGGATCCACGTGGCAGCAGCACTGCATGGGTACTTTGGCCCCGAGGAGGAGACGGCCGTCACGACGGCGATCCGGGAGGCCGCCCCAACGCTCTTGCTCGTCGGACTCGGCAGTCCCCGCCAGGAACGGTGGCTCGACCGGCACCTGGCTGCGCTTGCGGTCCCGCTCGGGATCGGAGTCGGCGGCGTGCTGGACGTGTGGGCCGGTCGGGTGCGGCGGGCTCCCCGCGTGATGCAGAACCTGGGGTTGGAGTGGTGTTACCGGCTCATCCGCCAGCCGAGCCGAGCGCGCCGGCAGCTCGCGATCCCGCAGTTTATCGCTGCGGTGTGTCTGCACCGCTGGCAGGCGCGACGGCGATGA
- a CDS encoding stage V sporulation protein S: protein MGEVLKVSADSKPKAVAGALAAVLREKGSVEVQAIGAGAVNQAVKAIAITRGFVAPNGIDLIAIPAFTKVQIDGEERTAIRFLVQAR, encoded by the coding sequence ATGGGGGAAGTGCTGAAGGTTTCAGCCGACTCGAAGCCGAAGGCCGTCGCCGGTGCCCTCGCTGCGGTGTTGCGTGAGAAAGGCTCGGTCGAGGTGCAGGCGATCGGGGCGGGCGCGGTGAATCAGGCTGTCAAGGCCATTGCCATTACACGCGGATTCGTGGCCCCCAACGGCATCGATTTGATCGCGATCCCCGCCTTTACCAAAGTGCAGATCGACGGCGAGGAGCGCACCGCGATCCGGTTCCTGGTGCAGGCACGCTGA
- the gltX gene encoding glutamate--tRNA ligase yields MMVRTRYAPSPTGYLHVGGAWMAFFNWLFARHAKGQFVLRIEDTDRSRSTEEFERSILEDLRWLGIDWDEGPDVGGPYGPYRQTERGPLYHAHAQVLVEGGAAYPCYCTREELEADRQLAAAEHRPPRYSGRCRNLTPEERGRREAEGRTSTLRFRVPEDHPRIIVHDLVLGRVEFDPADLDDFIVQRSDGSPLYNFANVVDDHGMQITDIVRGSEHLSNTPRQFLMYEALGWEAPRVAHLPVLLGVDRKKLSKRHGDTSVREYAGQGILPEALVNFFALMGWYPEDGRELFTVPELIERFRIEEMGKSGAVFDVQKLNWMNGVYMQAAYRQNPDRVIDLVIDTLREKGLLDGEVTPEQRAYVGRVVAIMGERLRVPRDILTYGDFFFQPRVEFDPQAIARYLAAPGTSDLLRNVRDALAATRAWDPQGIEGAIRGAAERLGVQGKSVIHPLRVALTGKTVGPGLFELIDVLGKDRVLDRLERAIDRINDPPAPAPR; encoded by the coding sequence ATGATGGTTCGGACCCGATACGCCCCGAGCCCAACCGGGTATCTTCATGTGGGCGGCGCCTGGATGGCCTTCTTCAACTGGCTCTTTGCCCGCCACGCGAAAGGACAGTTCGTCCTGCGGATCGAGGACACCGACCGCAGCCGCTCCACCGAGGAGTTTGAGCGGTCGATCCTGGAGGATCTCCGGTGGCTGGGGATCGATTGGGACGAGGGGCCCGACGTCGGTGGCCCGTACGGTCCGTACCGGCAGACCGAGCGGGGCCCGCTGTACCACGCTCACGCGCAGGTCTTGGTCGAAGGGGGGGCCGCGTATCCGTGCTACTGCACGCGTGAGGAGCTCGAGGCGGATCGCCAACTCGCCGCCGCTGAGCACCGTCCTCCCCGGTACTCCGGCCGCTGCCGGAACCTGACGCCGGAAGAGCGGGGACGGCGGGAGGCAGAGGGACGCACCTCGACGCTTCGGTTTCGCGTGCCCGAGGATCACCCTCGGATCATTGTGCACGACCTGGTGCTCGGCCGGGTGGAGTTCGATCCGGCGGATCTGGACGATTTCATCGTGCAGCGGTCCGACGGGAGTCCCTTGTACAACTTCGCCAACGTCGTCGACGATCACGGGATGCAGATCACCGACATCGTGCGGGGCTCAGAGCATCTCTCGAACACGCCCCGGCAATTCCTGATGTACGAAGCGTTGGGGTGGGAGGCGCCCCGGGTAGCCCACCTCCCCGTCCTCCTGGGCGTGGATCGAAAGAAACTCAGCAAGCGGCACGGAGATACCTCGGTCCGCGAGTACGCCGGTCAGGGGATCCTGCCGGAGGCGCTGGTGAACTTCTTTGCGTTGATGGGGTGGTACCCTGAGGACGGACGCGAACTGTTCACCGTCCCCGAGCTCATCGAGCGGTTTCGCATCGAAGAGATGGGCAAGAGCGGCGCCGTGTTCGACGTGCAGAAGCTCAATTGGATGAACGGCGTCTACATGCAGGCCGCGTACCGGCAGAATCCGGATCGGGTTATCGATCTCGTCATCGATACCCTCAGGGAGAAGGGGTTGCTCGATGGAGAAGTGACCCCTGAGCAGCGGGCGTACGTCGGCCGCGTGGTGGCAATCATGGGCGAGCGCCTGCGGGTCCCACGTGACATTCTGACCTATGGAGACTTCTTTTTCCAACCCCGGGTCGAATTCGACCCGCAGGCCATCGCCAGGTATCTGGCCGCTCCCGGGACCTCAGATCTACTGCGGAACGTCCGGGATGCCCTGGCCGCCACGCGGGCGTGGGACCCGCAGGGGATTGAAGGCGCCATTCGGGGGGCGGCGGAGCGCCTCGGCGTCCAGGGTAAGTCGGTGATTCACCCGCTCAGGGTGGCCCTGACGGGTAAAACGGTCGGCCCCGGTCTGTTCGAGTTGATCGACGTCCTGGGAAAGGATCGGGTCCTCGACCGTCTCGAGCGCGCGATCGATCGGATCAACGACCCCCCCGCGCCGGCGCCACGATGA
- the csaB gene encoding polysaccharide pyruvyl transferase CsaB produces the protein MSRVVLSGYYGFDNLGDEAVLTATVAALRQRRPGIEIAVLSRSPHATARALGVEGVSRARPGDLVRTLKGCDLFLSGGGSLFQDATSWRSPWYYLGVLGLARRLSRRTAVYAQGIGPLRGRAVRTAARRVLNGVDLITLRDPESLAALISLGVDRPPTVVAGDPALLLAPEASPRVLAERSQWGDGNHFGLALRSWRNDSWGEAVSAAARAVAERHGARWICLPMHWPGDLDVAERVAAQIGPSAHVVRTRASPGEMLALVGHLRLLVGVRLHALIFAATQGVPFVALTYDPKVTGFARELGEPLLDLADLTAEPLTRLIDAAIADLGARRARLLAAVAPLRARARLAPDLMAGLLS, from the coding sequence ATGAGCCGGGTGGTCCTCTCCGGCTACTATGGGTTTGACAATCTGGGCGATGAAGCGGTGCTGACGGCGACCGTGGCCGCGCTCCGGCAGCGACGCCCCGGCATCGAAATCGCCGTGCTCTCCCGTTCGCCTCATGCGACCGCCCGCGCCCTTGGGGTCGAGGGGGTCTCCCGTGCGCGGCCCGGAGATCTCGTGCGGACGCTGAAAGGGTGCGATCTCTTTCTATCGGGCGGAGGCAGCCTCTTCCAGGATGCGACGAGCTGGCGCAGCCCCTGGTACTATCTCGGAGTGTTGGGTCTGGCCAGGCGATTGTCCCGCCGGACGGCGGTCTATGCGCAGGGGATCGGGCCGCTCCGCGGCCGCGCGGTGCGGACGGCGGCCCGCCGGGTATTGAACGGAGTCGACCTCATCACCCTCCGGGATCCAGAGTCCCTGGCCGCGCTCATCTCGCTCGGCGTGGACCGACCTCCCACGGTGGTTGCGGGAGATCCGGCGCTCCTGCTCGCGCCGGAGGCCTCGCCGCGCGTGCTGGCTGAGCGGTCGCAGTGGGGGGACGGGAATCACTTTGGCCTCGCATTGCGGTCGTGGCGGAACGATTCGTGGGGTGAGGCGGTGTCGGCCGCCGCGCGCGCCGTGGCCGAGCGCCACGGCGCGCGCTGGATCTGCCTCCCGATGCACTGGCCCGGCGATCTTGACGTTGCCGAGCGGGTGGCCGCGCAGATCGGTCCAAGCGCGCACGTGGTGCGTACCCGGGCGAGCCCCGGCGAGATGCTGGCCCTTGTCGGCCACCTGCGTCTCCTCGTCGGGGTGCGGCTGCACGCGCTGATCTTCGCCGCGACTCAGGGTGTGCCGTTCGTGGCGTTGACGTACGATCCAAAAGTCACCGGATTCGCTCGCGAACTCGGCGAGCCGCTCCTCGATCTTGCCGACCTCACCGCAGAGCCGCTCACGCGGCTCATCGACGCCGCCATAGCCGACCTCGGCGCACGGCGCGCGCGGCTCCTGGCAGCCGTCGCGCCGCTTCGGGCGCGCGCCCGCCTCGCGCCCGACTTGATGGCCGGCCTTCTCTCATGA
- a CDS encoding ribose-phosphate pyrophosphokinase, with the protein MKIFCGSANRALGQEVASELGLSLGRVTIRRFEDGEIYARFEESVRGVDTFVIQPTCPPVNENLIELLVMVDALRRASAGRITAVMPYYGYARQDKKHAPREPITGRLVADLLQSAGVHRILALDLDADQIEGFFNIPVDHLRALPLFTEYLQTKTIGPAVIVAPDDGAVKVAYRLSERLRMPLAVVFQRRLGPDVKQTVQVVGEVEDRIPILIDRIVSTGGTIASALDAVMQHGARPEAYVCATHAVLVGPVARTLAREDVREFAFTNSIPIAPEAMTDKIRILSAAPLIARAIRNIHLNESVSTLFT; encoded by the coding sequence CTGAAGATCTTTTGCGGTTCGGCCAATCGCGCGCTCGGGCAGGAGGTGGCCTCCGAGCTGGGCTTGTCCCTCGGGCGCGTGACGATCCGGCGATTTGAGGACGGGGAGATCTACGCGCGCTTCGAAGAGAGCGTGCGCGGCGTCGACACCTTCGTGATCCAGCCCACCTGCCCGCCGGTCAACGAGAACCTCATCGAGTTGCTCGTCATGGTGGACGCGCTGCGTCGGGCCTCGGCCGGCCGGATCACGGCGGTGATGCCCTACTACGGCTACGCGCGCCAGGACAAAAAGCACGCGCCGCGTGAGCCGATCACAGGCCGGCTCGTGGCGGACCTGCTCCAGAGCGCGGGGGTGCATCGCATCCTGGCGCTGGACCTGGACGCTGATCAGATCGAGGGCTTCTTCAATATTCCCGTGGATCACCTGCGCGCGCTCCCGCTGTTCACCGAGTATCTGCAGACGAAGACGATCGGCCCCGCGGTCATCGTGGCTCCCGACGACGGCGCCGTCAAAGTGGCCTACCGTTTGTCCGAGCGGCTGCGGATGCCCCTCGCGGTCGTGTTCCAACGTCGGCTCGGGCCCGACGTCAAGCAGACCGTCCAGGTCGTGGGCGAGGTCGAGGACCGGATTCCCATCCTGATCGATCGCATCGTGTCGACCGGGGGCACGATCGCCAGCGCGCTGGACGCTGTCATGCAGCACGGCGCGCGGCCCGAAGCGTACGTGTGCGCGACGCACGCGGTGCTCGTCGGTCCGGTCGCGCGGACCCTCGCGCGCGAGGACGTGCGGGAGTTCGCATTCACGAACAGCATCCCGATCGCGCCCGAGGCCATGACCGACAAGATTCGAATCCTCTCCGCGGCCCCGCTGATCGCGCGCGCGATCCGCAACATCCACCTCAACGAATCGGTGAGCACGCTGTTCACCTAG
- a CDS encoding DUF5693 family protein, whose translation MQVRWLWARYPVLALCAALGLGAAGIVLVHRYRLEQSYRTVEITVDGDDWTTLARRTGADRDAFYEAVRRAGARSVTLYASSLKRLQDAGRVTYMTGADIMNAARAGSVAGPFGDLVRAGRIRPGNTYAVGPPSVLEQVRAGLAAQLPSHSGSARIAMLEGSGPVLEIQGRGLDIEEATFGLLRGDVEEIRSHHLAVEARLKNFHEVTPEGLAAFFARLRDLGERFTLIFDGNQVLGYDLLIPDVAEQMKTSGYIFGQIESFTARRRQRGDLALAQKVMPNVLRVFSLTPEELSGLAPDEARDKYVLAARERNVRVLYVRPFLNTSAAVDELQANLDYVGSIKDDLERAGYRMGKAAPLPDVRVPPVWFALMALGTLAAAAIAIAQVAAILARPVSLRVLYGGVAAGMVVTAAVLAVHHGTLWSQILALVAALAFPTLSLIAAFSQDERAAQPWAGPAAGLIGHSLLRLWGLSAMTALGGVMVAGLLSQWAFMLEIRGFLGVKPAHLIPIVVFGLVLAAADAPRGELWSRLRAWARQPLLLEYGIAVIVIGLAAVFALGRTGNAGLPVLGGLELKSRIILEHLVVARPRTKEYLIGHPFMVLAFALSALGLRRWVLPAALIGAIGQVGLVNSFSHIHTPLVYVMLRTVYALIFGSIIGAVFVILLLWSRRWWSREPRTAHAPERERLVPAGTPPMR comes from the coding sequence ATGCAGGTACGGTGGCTCTGGGCTCGGTATCCCGTCCTCGCACTGTGCGCGGCGCTGGGATTGGGCGCCGCCGGGATTGTCCTCGTCCACCGGTATCGACTCGAACAGTCCTACCGGACGGTCGAGATCACGGTGGACGGCGACGATTGGACCACCCTGGCCCGGCGCACAGGCGCGGATCGTGACGCGTTCTATGAAGCGGTGCGGCGGGCGGGGGCCCGAAGCGTCACCCTCTATGCGAGCTCTCTCAAGCGCCTCCAGGACGCCGGTCGTGTGACGTACATGACCGGTGCCGACATCATGAACGCGGCGCGCGCAGGCTCGGTGGCCGGTCCGTTCGGCGATCTGGTGCGCGCCGGTCGGATTCGCCCGGGCAATACCTACGCCGTGGGCCCCCCGTCCGTTCTGGAACAGGTCCGCGCGGGGCTGGCCGCGCAACTCCCCTCCCACAGCGGATCGGCGCGCATCGCCATGCTCGAAGGCAGCGGACCGGTGCTCGAGATTCAAGGACGCGGCCTCGATATCGAAGAGGCAACGTTTGGGCTGCTTCGTGGGGACGTCGAGGAGATCCGCTCGCACCACCTTGCGGTCGAAGCGCGGCTCAAGAACTTCCATGAAGTGACCCCCGAGGGGTTGGCCGCGTTCTTTGCCCGGTTGCGGGACCTGGGGGAGCGGTTCACCCTGATTTTTGACGGCAACCAAGTCCTCGGATACGACCTGCTCATTCCCGACGTCGCCGAGCAGATGAAGACGTCCGGCTACATCTTTGGGCAAATCGAAAGCTTCACCGCCCGGCGCCGGCAGCGGGGTGACCTCGCCTTGGCCCAAAAGGTGATGCCGAATGTTCTTCGGGTGTTCAGCCTCACCCCCGAGGAACTGTCCGGCCTTGCGCCGGACGAGGCGCGCGACAAGTATGTGCTCGCGGCGCGGGAGCGAAACGTCCGCGTCCTGTACGTGCGACCGTTCCTCAACACGTCGGCCGCGGTGGACGAGCTCCAGGCGAACCTGGATTACGTCGGCTCGATCAAGGACGATCTCGAGCGCGCGGGCTACCGGATGGGGAAGGCTGCGCCCCTGCCGGACGTCAGGGTCCCGCCGGTGTGGTTTGCCCTCATGGCGCTCGGCACGCTCGCTGCGGCGGCGATCGCGATCGCGCAGGTAGCCGCGATCCTCGCTCGCCCCGTCTCGCTCCGCGTCCTCTACGGCGGCGTCGCGGCGGGCATGGTAGTGACCGCGGCCGTGCTTGCCGTGCACCATGGGACGTTGTGGAGTCAGATCCTCGCGCTGGTCGCAGCCCTGGCGTTCCCCACGCTCTCGCTGATCGCGGCGTTCTCCCAGGACGAGCGCGCGGCTCAGCCGTGGGCCGGGCCAGCGGCTGGGCTGATCGGTCACAGCCTCCTGCGGTTGTGGGGCCTGTCGGCGATGACGGCGCTCGGCGGCGTCATGGTCGCCGGCCTCCTCAGCCAGTGGGCGTTCATGCTGGAGATCCGAGGGTTTCTGGGGGTCAAACCCGCCCACCTCATCCCGATCGTGGTGTTCGGGTTGGTGCTGGCCGCGGCGGACGCGCCACGTGGGGAACTGTGGTCGCGCCTCCGCGCGTGGGCGCGTCAGCCGCTCCTGCTCGAGTACGGCATCGCCGTCATCGTCATCGGCCTCGCCGCGGTGTTCGCGCTCGGCCGCACCGGAAACGCCGGGCTGCCGGTTCTCGGGGGACTCGAGCTGAAGAGCCGCATCATCCTCGAACATCTCGTCGTCGCGCGCCCTCGAACCAAGGAGTACCTGATCGGGCACCCCTTTATGGTGCTCGCGTTTGCGCTGTCAGCGCTCGGACTTCGCCGCTGGGTCCTCCCGGCGGCGCTCATCGGCGCGATTGGTCAGGTCGGTCTCGTGAACTCCTTTTCCCATATTCACACCCCGTTGGTGTACGTGATGCTGCGGACCGTCTACGCATTGATCTTCGGGTCGATCATCGGCGCGGTGTTCGTCATCCTGCTGCTGTGGAGCCGGCGTTGGTGGTCGCGAGAGCCCCGTACCGCTCATGCCCCTGAGCGAGAACGATTGGTGCCCGCCGGAACGCCGCCCATGCGATGA